CGACGGCCTCACCCGCTACCACGGAACGGGACGGTTCGTCGACGACCGAACGATTGTTGTCGAATCCGACGACGAGAACGCGTCACAATCAGACTCGAGTACACCGTCCCAAATCCGCGGCGACACAATCATCATCGCCGTCGGCGGCCGCCCCGTTATACCGCCGATCGGCGGCGTCGAGGACGTCGACTACCTCACGAGCGAGGACGCGCTCTTTCTGGACGAACAGCCAGATTCTCTCGTCATCGTCGGCGGCGGCTACATCGGCGCGGAACTGGGCTACTTCTTCGGCGCGCTCGGCACCGAGGTCTCGCTCGTCGGCCGCAGCGAGCAGTTAGTCCCCCGCGAGGACGACGACGTGAGCGAGGTTGTGACGGACGCACTCGAGTCTCACTGCGAGCTCTACACGGGGTACGAGGCGGCGGCGGTCGAGGAAACGGACGACGGAATCGTTGTGACGGCCGAGCCGAGCGATGACGGCGGGAGCGGCGACGAAGGGGACGACAGTGGAGAGAACGACAACGAAGAGAACAGCGACGAATCGGTCGAACTCGAAGCCGAACGACTCCTGTTCGCCACGGGCCGACGGCCGAACACCGACAGCCTCGACCTCGAGAAAACCGGCGTCGAGACGGACGACTCGGGCCACATCGAGGTGGACGAGCAACTGGCGACGACTGCTGACGACATCTGGGCGCTGGGCGACGTTCTCGCCAACGAACCCTACAAGCACGCGGCAGACTACGAAACCCGGATCGTCACCGCGAACGTGCTCGACGATGCCGGCGAGGAGGTCGACTACCACGCGATGCCGCACGCGATTTTCACGTCGCCGCAGGTCGCGAGCGTGGGACAAACTGAAGGGGCGCTCGAAGAGCGGGGACTCGAGTACCAGTCAGCAAACATCCCGTTCGGGACCGCGCCGCTGGGGATGATCCTCGACGCCGACGGCTTCGTCAAGGTGCTGGCCTCACCTGAGGGAGAGATTCTGGGCTGCCATATCGTCGGCCCGCATGCGTCGACGCTGATTCAGGAGGTGGTCACCGCGATGGACAGTGGGTCAGGAATGGTCGAGGACGTTGCGGAGCCGGTGCACGTGCACCCGGCGCTGTCGGAGGTGGTCTACGCGGCGTTCGACGAGTTGTCCTCGCGAGAGTATTCGACGGCACCGGATTGGCGGGATGTCAGCGGCGCCTGAGTTGCGAAAATGGAACGACAGCGGCGACAGAGCCGTCACTCGAGAAACCCACAGCCGTAGTCGTCCGCGAGTTCGGAACACTCGTGGACGGTGAACTCGATCGGTGGGAGGTAGTCCCGGTCGTGTGCGCGGACATCCACCGCAGCACAGTCGCCCGTCGCTCGCTCGGAGACGTCGAGCGTTCGCCACTCGGAGTCGTCTCGTCTGGCTTCGATGACGAACTCGTCCGGGTCATCTCCCCATTCACAGGGGAGTTGCTCGTCAGCTGGAACCTGCTCGGAAATCGCGTTCAACCGGTGCGTTGTCGTCGACACCGTTTCGTCGTCCGCGGCGATTCGGACCTCGATCGTCCGCTCGTCGTCGGTGTAGTTCGACGCGACGACCGAACCCAGTTGTGTGCCGTCGTACGGGAGGACCGCAGTACAGCCCGCGAGGGCGGCACAGCCGAGACTGCTCAGGAGGTGGCGGCGGGAGACCATTGCTATCGTT
The DNA window shown above is from Natrialba magadii ATCC 43099 and carries:
- a CDS encoding dihydrolipoyl dehydrogenase; the encoded protein is MTGFDAGERTDGSSERTTCTTAAADGGIDEYDLVVLGGGSGSQVATAAVDEGHTAAVVEPGPLGGACVTRGCIPSKALIHRADIVDELHRAAEFGVHADLQEIEFGEFTAAIHDTVYEKADNQESSLDDTDGLTRYHGTGRFVDDRTIVVESDDENASQSDSSTPSQIRGDTIIIAVGGRPVIPPIGGVEDVDYLTSEDALFLDEQPDSLVIVGGGYIGAELGYFFGALGTEVSLVGRSEQLVPREDDDVSEVVTDALESHCELYTGYEAAAVEETDDGIVVTAEPSDDGGSGDEGDDSGENDNEENSDESVELEAERLLFATGRRPNTDSLDLEKTGVETDDSGHIEVDEQLATTADDIWALGDVLANEPYKHAADYETRIVTANVLDDAGEEVDYHAMPHAIFTSPQVASVGQTEGALEERGLEYQSANIPFGTAPLGMILDADGFVKVLASPEGEILGCHIVGPHASTLIQEVVTAMDSGSGMVEDVAEPVHVHPALSEVVYAAFDELSSREYSTAPDWRDVSGA